The Ogataea parapolymorpha DL-1 chromosome III, whole genome shotgun sequence nucleotide sequence TTTTGGTCTTTGCCGTGCTTCTTCCAGTAGTCAGGGTCTTCAACCTCAGCCACTTCTTCGCATTCAGGGTCCTCTGGCTGTTCAGGCTCGTCGCCGTGAGACTTCCAATActtcttctgctccttgcCGTAATGTTTCCAGAACTTCTTCTGGTCCCTTGCGAGTTGCTTCCATtcctcatcgtcttcgtcgtcctcatcgtcctcatcttcctcatcgttttcgtcgtcttcgtcatcttcatcttcaccatcttcctcatcgtcttcgtcctcgaaGTCGCagtcttcctcctcctcctgatcctcctcctcttgGATGTCGAATTCcttttcctcttcaaaGTCGCATCCCTCCtgctcttcgtcctcattCTCCTGAAGACCGAAGAAACGGGAGAAGGCCTTCACGATGCGCGTGAGGTAGGTATTTTCCTGTTCTGGGAGCTCAATAATCGAAGAGAGCTCCTCAGAaagctcctcgtcgtcgaagGTAGTGGCATTCAAGTACAAATCAGCGGGAATCTCGCCAATGTAGGCTGCGTCTCCAAAGCCACCAATGATGTAAACTTCCTCGACGTGGAACTTGGCCCAGAAGGTGGAGTGAACAGGGGAGCCAGGGTACCAAGCTGGAGCATCGTGGTGTCTGAGAGCGAAACAAGCATCCAATTCTGGAGAGCCGGCGACAGGGACAAATGAACCTTTCAAGTTGACGCGTGGAGAGCCGGCAGCAGAACGAACTCTGCCTCCAATGTAGTGTGGATTAACGTGATCGTTGATTGGGTGGTCTCCGACTCTGATGGAGACAGAGACTTTAGAACCCTCATCGATATTCCTCTGGCTCGAGGAGATGTTGACGAGCAAGAAAATTggctcgccgtcgtcctGGCAATCAGCATAATATTCCATGAACGAAACAGGGACGCCATCCTTTTTTTGGATAGTGGCCAGATTTGCTAATGATTCTCTGTTGACCAATGTTCTG carries:
- a CDS encoding putative secreted protein; protein product: MKATILSSLLLALGSFALPVPKKGYHDVETAARVARTLVNRESLANLATIQKKDGVPVSFMEYYADCQDDGEPIFLLVNISSSQRNIDEGSKVSVSIRVGDHPINDHVNPHYIGGRVRSAAGSPRVNLKGSFVPVAGSPELDACFALRHHDAPAWYPGSPVHSTFWAKFHVEEVYIIGGFGDAAYIGEIPADLYLNATTFDDEELSEELSSIIELPEQENTYLTRIVKAFSRFFGLQENEDEEQEGCDFEEEKEFDIQEEEDQEEEEDCDFEDEDDEEDGEDEDDEDDENDEEDEDDEDDEDDEEWKQLARDQKKFWKHYGKEQKKYWKSHGDEPEQPEDPECEEVAEVEDPDYWKKHGKDQKKFWKHYGKEQKKHWKSHGDQPEDPENPEDAEVEVMTEVDDPDYWKHYGKDQKKYWKHYGKEQKKYWKSHGKDDDGEQQVIFVDY